From a single Salinirussus salinus genomic region:
- a CDS encoding PEP-utilizing enzyme, with product MSKTKLGEGIAVIDIDSTVEGTVNHVQTPREVIDLTSEDLSDKVGCVRAGTSAFASPLLANGVGGLITMEGAPQSHLGIVSREYNIPCIMSLEPAEGLVDSEPDTDAFFEEWGEVLDGRTVAFETETAEGQIKGEVFEV from the coding sequence ATGTCTAAGACCAAGTTGGGTGAGGGTATCGCCGTGATAGACATCGACTCCACGGTCGAAGGGACGGTCAACCACGTACAGACTCCCAGGGAGGTGATCGACCTGACGAGCGAGGACCTCTCGGACAAGGTCGGGTGCGTCCGTGCGGGGACGAGCGCCTTCGCCTCGCCGCTGCTGGCCAACGGGGTCGGCGGGCTGATCACGATGGAAGGGGCGCCACAGAGCCACCTCGGGATCGTCTCGCGGGAGTACAACATCCCGTGTATCATGAGTCTCGAGCCGGCGGAGGGCCTGGTCGACAGCGAGCCGGACACGGACGCGTTCTTCGAGGAGTGGGGGGAGGTACTCGACGGGCGAACGGTCGCGTTCGAGACCGAGACAGCAGAGGGGCAGATCAAAGGAGAGGTGTTCGAGGTATGA
- a CDS encoding aldehyde dehydrogenase family protein — MSETVTHDVLRDRYRPLVGGETVPGHGEPYTSRNPATEEPLVDIEMGDESDIDHAVADAAAAFEDWWRQEPQNRGRVLTDLAGAVREHSDRLARLVTLENGKPLSQAESEVEGCARYFEYYAGLADKVQGESVPLGPAHVDFTVREPLGVTAHIVPWNYPLDLFARSVAPALATGNAAVVKPAEYTPVTALEVGTLALEAGVPPGVLNVVPGYGSGAGAALAGHPDVDGVSFTGSVATGREVAKRAVDNINPVHLELGGKSPSVVFPDADLENAIRNTVAGIFVATTGQICLASSRLLLHEDIYEEALDHLVAATEGLSVGPGTDDPDVGPLVSEAQFEKVERYLEAGEAAAGAPLVGGETLDRAGYFVEPTVFEVDDRDARVAQEEIFGPVLSVLSFADEEEAIELANDVDYGLVAGVFTSDIGRAHRFARDVKAGQIYINEWAAGGKGSPFGGYKQSGFGRDKGLEGLDNYTQVKTVSANITV, encoded by the coding sequence ATGTCAGAGACAGTCACGCACGACGTCCTCCGCGACCGGTACCGCCCGCTGGTCGGGGGCGAGACAGTCCCCGGGCACGGTGAGCCCTACACCAGCAGGAACCCGGCGACGGAGGAGCCCCTCGTCGACATCGAGATGGGCGACGAGTCGGATATCGACCACGCCGTGGCGGACGCCGCGGCCGCGTTCGAGGACTGGTGGCGCCAGGAGCCACAGAACCGGGGGCGAGTCCTCACCGACCTGGCGGGAGCGGTCCGCGAGCACAGCGACCGGCTCGCACGGCTGGTGACACTCGAGAACGGCAAGCCGCTCTCACAGGCCGAGTCCGAGGTCGAGGGCTGTGCCCGGTACTTCGAGTACTACGCCGGGCTGGCCGACAAGGTTCAGGGGGAGTCGGTCCCGCTCGGCCCGGCCCACGTCGACTTCACGGTGCGCGAGCCCCTCGGCGTGACGGCACACATCGTGCCCTGGAACTACCCGTTGGACCTCTTCGCCCGGAGCGTGGCTCCGGCGCTCGCGACCGGGAACGCAGCGGTCGTCAAGCCCGCGGAGTACACCCCGGTCACCGCACTCGAAGTCGGAACGCTCGCGCTGGAGGCCGGCGTCCCGCCGGGCGTGTTGAACGTCGTCCCCGGCTACGGGTCGGGTGCCGGTGCGGCGCTTGCCGGCCACCCGGACGTCGACGGGGTGAGCTTCACCGGCTCGGTCGCGACGGGCCGGGAGGTCGCCAAACGGGCCGTCGACAACATCAACCCCGTCCACCTGGAGCTGGGGGGCAAGAGCCCGAGTGTCGTCTTCCCGGATGCGGACCTCGAAAACGCCATCAGAAACACCGTCGCCGGAATTTTCGTCGCCACGACGGGACAGATCTGTCTCGCGTCGTCCCGGCTCCTGCTCCACGAGGACATCTACGAGGAGGCACTCGACCACCTGGTCGCGGCGACCGAGGGGCTGTCGGTCGGCCCGGGAACGGACGACCCGGATGTCGGCCCGCTGGTCTCGGAGGCCCAGTTCGAGAAGGTGGAGCGGTATCTCGAGGCCGGGGAGGCAGCAGCCGGTGCTCCGCTCGTGGGCGGCGAAACGCTTGACCGCGCGGGGTATTTCGTCGAGCCGACCGTCTTCGAGGTCGACGACCGGGACGCAAGGGTCGCCCAGGAGGAGATATTCGGGCCGGTGCTGTCGGTGCTGTCGTTCGCCGACGAGGAGGAGGCCATCGAACTCGCAAACGATGTCGACTACGGACTCGTCGCCGGGGTGTTCACCAGCGACATCGGGCGGGCACACCGGTTCGCACGTGACGTGAAGGCTGGGCAGATATACATCAACGAGTGGGCAGCGGGCGGCAAAGGCTCGCCGTTTGGTGGCTACAAGCAGAGCGGCTTCGGGCGGGACAAGGGACTGGAAGGACTGGACAACTACACGCAGGTCAAAACCGTCAGCGCTAACATCACGGTCTGA
- a CDS encoding DUF7344 domain-containing protein, translated as MSDSSRKSTGGDQSFPLEIPKTILSCPELDQILDHLSTRHRRLILLSLTHGGSTTETDVMIRGTGDERAEEIQLVHNHLPKLEDAGYITWDRDTGQISKGPRFDEIEPLLELIEKHADELPPDWP; from the coding sequence ATGTCCGACAGTAGCCGCAAGTCAACGGGGGGTGACCAGTCTTTTCCGCTTGAGATTCCGAAGACTATCCTGTCGTGTCCTGAACTGGACCAGATCTTGGATCACCTGTCTACACGCCACCGCCGTCTGATCCTCCTGTCATTGACGCACGGGGGTTCAACGACGGAGACCGACGTCATGATTCGAGGAACGGGCGATGAACGGGCTGAGGAGATACAGCTCGTGCACAACCACTTACCGAAATTGGAAGACGCGGGGTACATCACGTGGGACCGAGACACTGGACAAATCTCCAAAGGACCGCGCTTTGACGAGATCGAACCACTCCTCGAACTGATCGAAAAGCACGCCGACGAACTGCCCCCCGACTGGCCCTGA
- a CDS encoding alpha/beta fold hydrolase, which yields MTTGVDEATYVGGPADGHPIAFVHGAGLSWRMWLPQLRTLEDEYRLFAPDLPGHGRRADESFSFDVAVRVLDDLLGDEADEPALLVGQSLGGYVAVEYAARRPARVAGLVLSGASADYQGVLGVTTWVAGLLNWIRSAIGPLDRRFREGVKTDLEDGPLPPDIVGAVVDGGISLAGYGQGAMAMAGVDFPTKLRTFDDPVLLLNGAEDRLNPDAAETLAPTLSAAETDVIPDAGHTCSIERPDEYTAIVREFAAERVWAGAGEVTDGFGSEA from the coding sequence GTGACGACCGGCGTCGACGAGGCCACGTACGTTGGGGGACCGGCGGACGGGCACCCGATAGCGTTCGTTCACGGCGCCGGACTCTCCTGGCGGATGTGGCTGCCCCAGCTCCGCACCCTCGAGGACGAGTACCGGTTGTTCGCACCGGATCTCCCGGGTCACGGTCGTCGGGCGGACGAGTCGTTCTCCTTCGATGTCGCAGTCCGTGTCCTCGACGACCTCCTCGGAGACGAAGCCGACGAACCGGCACTCCTCGTCGGCCAGTCGCTTGGCGGGTACGTCGCCGTCGAGTACGCTGCCCGGCGACCCGCCCGGGTCGCCGGGCTGGTGCTGTCGGGTGCCAGCGCGGACTACCAGGGAGTGCTCGGGGTGACGACGTGGGTCGCCGGACTCCTCAACTGGATCCGGTCGGCAATCGGACCGCTCGACCGTCGCTTCCGTGAGGGCGTCAAAACCGACCTCGAAGACGGACCCCTCCCGCCAGATATCGTCGGGGCCGTCGTCGACGGTGGAATCTCGCTGGCTGGCTACGGGCAGGGAGCGATGGCGATGGCGGGCGTCGACTTCCCGACAAAACTCCGAACTTTCGATGACCCAGTCCTCCTGCTGAACGGAGCAGAGGACCGCCTCAATCCCGACGCCGCCGAAACACTCGCGCCGACGCTCTCAGCGGCGGAGACTGACGTGATCCCGGATGCAGGACACACTTGCAGCATCGAGCGTCCCGACGAGTACACAGCGATCGTCCGGGAATTCGCCGCCGAACGCGTTTGGGCGGGTGCCGGGGAAGTGACCGACGGATTCGGGTCTGAAGCATAA